The sequence AATCGCTTAAgctttttcaaaaaattgtagCATTTTGGAATACTTTGTGGTGTTTGTAGATTGAGGAAGGAACTCCTGAATGGGAAAGGATTGCAAGAGAGGCTGCAAGAACGATTCCTGGAAGAGAAAATGGAGGAAATTGCGACATCAAAAATCTAAGCAGAGGCTCAAAAATATACCTTCCTGTATTTGTAGAAGGAGCAAATCTTAGCACTGGGGATATGCATTTTTCACAGGGTGACGGTGAAGTGGCTTTTTGTGGAGCAATAGAGATGAGCGGTTTCCTAGAGCTCAAGTATATTTCACACATACCTTTCATCATTTTGTCGAGTTTTTCCAgcattaaaataaatagaacGAATTGATCTTGCTTAATTCAAGATACTGATCTCTTCAGAGCAGCATGCATAACTTTGCCTATACACCTACATGTCATTAGATTTTCGTAAAATTACTTCGATTCCTATCAGATGTGAAATCATCAGAGATGGCATGAAAAAGTACCTCACACCAATGGGGCCAACTCCTTTGCATGTCAACCCAATATTCGAGATAGGACCGGTCGAACCTAGATTCTCAGAATGGTTAGTTTTTGAGGGCATTAGCGTCGATGAGAGTGGGCGACAACACTACCTGGATGCCAGTGTTGCTTACAAGCGTGCTGTGCTCAACGCCATTGATTACCTCTCCAGATTTGGATACTCTAAAGAACAGGTCTGCTTCCTGCCCCAATCCGTCCTAATACAACATATAAAGTCTCACATACATTTGTCCATTATCTGCCAAGCTAATGTGAAGACCATCTAGAGTAACAGATACTGTACCATAAACGGCTCGAAAATGATAAGACTAATGTGAAGACTATCTAGAGTATCAGATACCGTACCATAAACGGCTTGAAAATAATAACACACTAATACTGTAGCATGAACTACTGAAGAAAGGTTAGGCTGCTCATATTAAAAGCTTAATTGATGCAATGGAACTACTGAAGAAAGGTTAGGCTGCTCATATTAAAAGCTTAATTGATgcaatgatgttttattagGTCTATCTTTTACTCTCATGCTGCCCTTGCGAAGGAAGGATCTCTGGAATAGTTGATTCCCCCAATGCTGTTGCCACTCTTGCAATTCCAATCGCTATATTCGACCAGGTATTATGGTTATCCCTAGTTCTTGATTTTCCATAGCATTGATTcgtataaataattaatataaacagACATTAGAAAATTCATAGTTATAAAGAACCATTAGACAATCAAGTGCATCATTTCCAAAACTGAGGCATCAGAAAGATGGCAGCCATAAAATAAGTTAGCTTCCTTGTTTAAGCTTTCGTACTTAAAGTTCCATCTTTTTCTTTGTACTGAGTGAAACGTATTTCCGAGCAGGATATTCGTCCAAAAATAGGCAATGTGCCTACTGGACCAAGGCTTGTGAGGAATCCCGGCCTCCCACAGTGCCCTTATGATGGAAACTTGCCCACCACCAAAAATCCCTGTGCTACAACTTGACCACCATCAAGGAAACAACTGAAGCATGCAATAAGATGATAAGAGTAGGTAAATTTGTTGGAATGGCTCAAGTTGAAACTTTATGTTTGCTGGCTAATTAGGAGactatgattaaaaaaaaataacccaCCAAATCCAATGTTTGTTGTGTTGATTAAAGACTGGTGTGCACAAAGAGAGTCCAACAATAATGTGAGGTGATCATAAATCCTCCATAAATGCTAGAAGAACATGAATTATAGCATGCTATAAATAGTAGTTTTCAACTCTTTAATCTTTATGCAAATAGCGAGTCTGATAATATACTTAAAATGATGATCAACCGAGTCACCATTGTCCCGATGACATTACTCAAAAACCTAAAGAAAAATATGCCAATAATCTCCACAAATCATGTGGTCCAATCAATAATATATAGAGAGTGTTCGATGATGCTGAAGAGAAGAACATTGGATCCCAAATGCCCACAACCAGAGATCCAACTCGACACTCAAGACCTGCATGAGAAGAGAGCTAACTCAGAATTGCGCTTCAAAGAAAAAGGACAAAGCACTAGAGCTAACAAAGAGTGTTCACTGTTTTTTATACAACTCTTCTTGCTCAAAAAGtatgttgtaaaaaaaaaaagtatgttGAAGTTAAGGAAACTGTGATTGCATATCAAAAACCAAATAATccttgaatttcaaatcaagCATTTACCAAGAACAGATACCTCCAATATATTATATCAGACTTGCATAGTATCGAAGGAAGAAGTGAAAATGTACTATGATCGAAAAAACTGACCTGCTTTCCTGATTTTCTGTGGATCGACTCCCTTATTTCCTCCACAGCATGAACTGAACATGCTCGCAGCTCTACTTCCTCCTGACTTCCAGAATAAATCTCGACATTAGCCGTTATTGCATGCGATAGTGCAGTGCTAAATTTTAAAACTCCGAGCTGCTCAAGTACTGCTGGGACAATATAGTCGGCAAACATTGTCACGGTTTCAATGTCATTAAATTCACCATAATGTTGACCTTTGAAAGATCCCCATAAATCTGCAGCAAATATCTGAGCCCTTTTATACAAAAAAACCTGGTGACCTTTGTACACTGTGTGGTCACGGAATCCTGCAAATTGCCTAACCTTTATCATGTACTTCATTTGACAAATTATTGTCACCAAAGAATAAAGAGACTATTGACTGTAAACTAAGAGCTATATATGTGTTCTCCTTATTCAAGTCAACATTCCATCATTACCGGGAAAGTGTTGGCTGATGAGAGCCACAAGCTTGGCGGCTGATTTCTGACAAGATTCCACAAGTTTGGATGCTTTCCCCTCAAATGATCTCTCAAGCTCAAATCCCACCTGACAACCGCTTGATAAAATAAGCAAATTAACCAAAATAGATTTATAGGGGGAACCCATAAATTTAAAGCAACTTAAAGAACAAAAGGGAATTGAACTAAAAGATTTAAAGTTGCATGAAATAAAAAGTTGCACCTCATGCAGTAAGCGCACTCGTTCATCCTCCAAAGGTAGAGGTCTTGGCCATTTCAACATTTTACGTAGTTCAGGACCTAGGGAACATGATTTTCTCTATAATTATATGAGGAAGAAACATTGAAACGGTGAAAGGATAGACGGTGTAAGGATAAATATTCCTAGATAGAGTAGCAAAATAATTGGTTACGTAGGTAAAATATAACTAAAACaatgtgcaaaaaaaaaaaacagagactTATAGCAACCTACTAAGCCTTATAAATTTGTACATGATCAGATTAATTTTACTTGTCGACATGTGTTCTTGAGAAAGAACACTATTGGTGCAGCCATAAGACAATCTAGTAAATACAATGTTGAGATCGAAAGGTGTAGGCAGAATTAGACCAGTGTACTTTTGCAGCCGATCTGCATCGAATGCAGACTTGTTATTCTGAAGAGCTTCCTTCAATCCCGTAGCTAAATGATCATAGCTCAACTCCTTATCTGCCAAAGGAAATATTGAAGAAAGAAGCTCATTATTCACTGTTAAAGGTTCTGATTCAAacaatataacataaaatataaaaaaacgaCCAGTTAAAGAAAATTATAGGTGGACAGGAAGGACAACAGTTAAATTAAACAATTCACTCTTGGATACAAAGAACAAGGAAAATATCGATTCAAATACCACATTTCGGCTTCATAAATAGAGTATATAGATGCTTTATATTATCGTCTGTCTTTATTTACTTCTTGATGAACGACACACAAGCAGAAACGGTCCGTGTAGGCAGACCAGAAAATTCATCATTGGACAAGTAAACACATGACAACAACAGTTTAAGCGCGGCTGTAAATGACAAGTTGAGGTCAAAATACCTGGCCAGAAACAGAAATTCAAGGCATCCAACACGAAAAGATACTGAACAGTGAGCGGACCGTTATCAAAATAATGAATCCCTTCAAAATCCCACTCCACCTTCGGTATAGAATCCTTCACTGTTTCCGCCACTTTCTCAATGCCTACAAATCCCATTATCATTACACAACATCCAACTCCATTCAAACACAGCACAATTTCGACTAGcccacaaatatatatataaatctaaAAGGAATAAAAGATCACTCTTTTACGCGATTTAGCAGAAACCCATTTGAAATAACCCATAATCCTTCATTAACAATACTCAAAAGCAAAGGTGCGGGAATGCGAGCTCACCAGCGGGGTCGATTGTCACATGGGAGGACTGCGAAGCGACCCACGCAGAGGTAGCCCTGACCACATCCATTTCCGAATCCTCCAGTTGTGTGCATGAAATTCAAACCTAGAATTTGATGGGTCGTAATATCATTAAaggaaaaaacataaaattggcTGCGAGGCCGCATCTGCTTGGATGTTTC comes from Primulina huaijiensis isolate GDHJ02 chromosome 5, ASM1229523v2, whole genome shotgun sequence and encodes:
- the LOC140976224 gene encoding uncharacterized protein isoform X1, with translation MGTPGCSVVVSIDVKKKPWQQKLPLHNRWHPEIPPVAEVRTGQLFRVEMVDFSGGGITKEETAHDIKFADPSIVHYLSGPIRVVDRDGNPAKPGDLLAVEICNLGPLPGDEWGFTAIFDRENGGGFLTDHFPCATKAIWYFEGIYAYSPHIPGVRFPGLTHPGIVGTAPSSELLDIWNRRERELEETGLQSLKLCEVLHSRPLANLPSTKGCLLGKIEEGTPEWERIAREAARTIPGRENGGNCDIKNLSRGSKIYLPVFVEGANLSTGDMHFSQGDGEVAFCGAIEMSGFLELKCEIIRDGMKKYLTPMGPTPLHVNPIFEIGPVEPRFSEWLVFEGISVDESGRQHYLDASVAYKRAVLNAIDYLSRFGYSKEQVYLLLSCCPCEGRISGIVDSPNAVATLAIPIAIFDQDIRPKIGNVPTGPRLVRNPGLPQCPYDGNLPTTKNPCATT
- the LOC140976224 gene encoding uncharacterized protein isoform X2 encodes the protein MAPPTPSVVVPVDLKKKPWQQKLPLHNRWHSDIPPVAEVKTSEVFRVEMVDWTGGSITDDDSAIDVKHIDLSTVHYLSGPIRVVDRDGNPAKPGDLLAVEICNLGPLPGDEWGFTAIFDRENGGGFLTDHFPCATKAIWYFEGIYAYSPHIPGVRFPGLTHPGIVGTAPSSELLDIWNRRERELEETGLQSLKLCEVLHSRPLANLPSTKGCLLGKIEEGTPEWERIAREAARTIPGRENGGNCDIKNLSRGSKIYLPVFVEGANLSTGDMHFSQGDGEVAFCGAIEMSGFLELKCEIIRDGMKKYLTPMGPTPLHVNPIFEIGPVEPRFSEWLVFEGISVDESGRQHYLDASVAYKRAVLNAIDYLSRFGYSKEQVYLLLSCCPCEGRISGIVDSPNAVATLAIPIAIFDQDIRPKIGNVPTGPRLVRNPGLPQCPYDGNLPTTKNPCATT
- the LOC140976225 gene encoding uncharacterized protein; translation: MDVVRATSAWVASQSSHVTIDPAGIEKVAETVKDSIPKVEWDFEGIHYFDNGPLTVQYLFVLDALNFCFWPDKELSYDHLATGLKEALQNNKSAFDADRLQKYTGPELRKMLKWPRPLPLEDERVRLLHEVGFELERSFEGKASKLVESCQKSAAKLVALISQHFPGFRDHTVYKGHQVFLYKRAQIFAADLWGSFKGQHYGEFNDIETVTMFADYIVPAVLEQLGVLKFSTALSHAITANVEIYSGSQEEVELRACSVHAVEEIRESIHRKSGKQVLSVELDLWLWAFGIQCSSLQHHRTLSIYY